The Juglans regia cultivar Chandler chromosome 2, Walnut 2.0, whole genome shotgun sequence genome includes a window with the following:
- the LOC108983722 gene encoding vascular-related unknown protein 4-like yields MSKPTSSNQRTSEYSSEESGWTVYFEDFSDHKTSNEHSNCSSGSETSSLASDAASLAGKRSDRSEQLAGGRGSSMVKTSKRSSSFKKTKRTGRARALVENALVDTASSPINMSPKVCDMNEMDMDADKRNDIDHANISQEKVVGTSGQIDERSEVRFVGRDSDCTELKKKGLCLVPLSTIGNYLR; encoded by the exons ATGAGCAAGCCCACTTCTTCCAATCAAAGAACCTCTGAGTACTCTTCAGAGGAGAGTGGTTGGACTGTGTACTTCGAGGATTTCTCAGATCACAAAACAAGCAACGAACACAGTAATTGCTCTTCTGGTTCTGAGACCTCTTCTCTGGCTTCCGATGCTGCTTCTTTGGCCGGAAAAAGGTCTGACAGGAGTGAACAATTAGCTGGTGGCCGGGGCTCGTCTATGGTTAAAACTAGCAAGAGATCATCGAGCTTCAAGAAAACGAAAAGAACAGGCCGAGCGCGAGCTTTGGTTGAAAATGCTTTAGTGGATACTGCTAGTTCTCCTATTAACATGAGTCCCAAG GTATGTGATATGAATGAGATGGATATGGATGCTGATAAGCGGAATGATATTGATCATGCAAACATATCTcag GAGAAAGTTGTTGGCACTTCCGGACAGATAGATGAGAGAAGTGAAGTGCGTTTTGTTGGAAGAGACAGCGATTGCACTGAATTGAAGAAGAAGGGCCTTTGCTTAGTTCCTTTGTCTACGATAGGGAATTATCTCCGATGA